The nucleotide sequence GTCACCTCGGGCGCACACGCCGGGTAAGCCGTACAGCTTTTGTCTTTCAATACACCAGCGGCAGCCAGCAGCTGAAGTCCATGACAGATGGCGGCAATCGGCTTGCCTGCGATCGCAAACTGACGTGTGATTTCAAGCACACGTTCATTCAGGCGAATGTATTCCGGTGCCCGTCCGCCGGGAATCAGCAAAGCTGTATAGTCGTCTGCATTCACATCAGCAAAGGTGGCATTCAACGTAAAGTTGTGTCCCCGTTTTTCCGAGTAAGTCTGATCGCCTTCAAAATCGTGAATCGAAGTGCGGATGATCTCGCCCGCTTTTTTATCCGGACAGACCACATCGACCTGGTATCCCACCATCGTTAATGCCTGGAATGGGACCATGATTTCATAGTCCTCAACATAATCACCTGTTAAAAACAGGATGGATTTATTTGCCATTATTTCATCTCCACTTACGATGTTTTATCCTGCCAGCAGAAACACCAGCCGCATCCCAATCATAAGAGCCACGGAGATTAATAACCAGCCAAACTGCCGTCTCAGTTGCAGCCCTTTGAGTCGGGCATTCAGGTCCGATCCCAGCCGGGCGCCCACCGTTCCCCCGAACAGGAGTGCGATTACTATCATGATACTGATATTGCCATGCCAGGCGTGCGCGATCGTTGACTGGAATGCCACGACCCAGACGATCACCAGACTGCAGGTGATTGCCCGATGGGTGGGAATTCCCAGACCAAAAATCAGTATCGGAAATAACAGGATGCCTCCACTGATCCCCAGAAGACCGGAGACGAGCCCCAGCCCCAGACCAAACCACGCAATGACTGGAATCGAAAGCGGCGCTTCAACCAAACCGGGAAATCGAACTACTGGTGGTATCTGGAATCGATCTGTAAACAGCGTTGCGCTTAATTCTGAATCATCGCGACGGGCACTTCGTAATGAAAGCACTCCCAGCCCGGTCAACATCAGGAAATAGGCAATCAGCACCACCAGATCTGCGACAATAATGTTTCTTCCATTAATCATGACAGCAGCAGATGATTTCGCGTGTTCCAGAATCCCCGTCCCGGCAATGACACCTAATAACAGTCCCCCCGTAATCACCAGCGGAAAAAACAGATCTCGAACTTTGATTTTCCGCGCGAGTAGCGATGTTGTTGCAGGTCCCAGAACCTGACAGGCGCTCGCGCCGACAGCCAGTTCCATGGGAATTCCCAGCACTATATTCAAAATGGGAACCAGCAGAAACCCGCCGCCGACTCCGAACATGCCCGCCAGAAAGCCGATCAGCCCTCCAGTGGTGGAAATCAGAAAAAAATCGAACCATCCGAAACCCATAACGCCGCCGCCTCAGATCTGATAATCAGGGAAAATATAGTCGTCGTCTGAGTTGTCGTTCGAGCGATCCTGCCATTGGTTGAAGATCCAGTTCACAATCACGCCCCATA is from Gimesia maris and encodes:
- a CDS encoding DJ-1/PfpI family protein, with the protein product MANKSILFLTGDYVEDYEIMVPFQALTMVGYQVDVVCPDKKAGEIIRTSIHDFEGDQTYSEKRGHNFTLNATFADVNADDYTALLIPGGRAPEYIRLNERVLEITRQFAIAGKPIAAICHGLQLLAAAGVLKDKSCTAYPACAPEVTLAGGTFVETPIDGVHVDGNLVSAPAWPAHPQWLAAFLKVLGTKIEL
- a CDS encoding sulfite exporter TauE/SafE family protein, with the translated sequence MGFGWFDFFLISTTGGLIGFLAGMFGVGGGFLLVPILNIVLGIPMELAVGASACQVLGPATTSLLARKIKVRDLFFPLVITGGLLLGVIAGTGILEHAKSSAAVMINGRNIIVADLVVLIAYFLMLTGLGVLSLRSARRDDSELSATLFTDRFQIPPVVRFPGLVEAPLSIPVIAWFGLGLGLVSGLLGISGGILLFPILIFGLGIPTHRAITCSLVIVWVVAFQSTIAHAWHGNISIMIVIALLFGGTVGARLGSDLNARLKGLQLRRQFGWLLISVALMIGMRLVFLLAG